The genomic DNA CAGCCGTTAAAATAATGCTTTGAGATCCTAACTCTTAGGAAAGTTTCTATTTTGGCAAGCTGTGTTCAATTTTTGGAGGCTTATGCCACCCACAACATATAGGGTTTCCCTATGGACTTCTTCCTGAACTCTTGCTCTTAGGATTTTCCCCGAGAATGCAACATTTCAGTAATCTTCAATCAGCGAAAAGTACCCATGTTGAAGAATAGTAGGTGAAAGAATTAATTCTTCTGTTGTGGTAATTTTGAATTATTGAAGGTTAGAAAAAGGAAACCGGAAAATGATCCTTGATAAATTCTCTGTAAAAGGCAAAGTTGCCATTGTAACCGGAGCCAGCCGGGGAATCGGAAAAGTTATGTCTTTAACTCTAGCCGAAGGTGGAGCAGACGTAGTTGTAGCTGCTCGTACTTTAGAAAAATTAGAGGCTTTATCTGAACAAATTCGTTTGTTAAATCGGAATTGCCTGGTTTGTGAAACGGATATAACAGAAGCCAATAACATTGAGATGATGGTGGAAAAGACCATCCATAAATTTGGTAAAGTAGACATCCTTGTAAATAATGCAGGTATGAATATCCGTAAGAGGGCGATTGATTTAACTGAGCCAGAATGGGACAGGGTTCTAAATACCAACTTGAAATCTTATTTTTTTTGTGCCCAGGCTGTGGCCAGAGAAATGGCTAAAAGAAATGGAGGAAAAATAATAAACATAGCATCCATTCGGAGTGTTATTGCCCCTCCCATGGCTTCAGCCTATACCGCAAGTAAAGGGGGAGTATCTCAACTAACCAAAGCGCTGGCAGTAGAATGGGCTCCATATAACATTCGTGTGAATGCCATAGCCCCCGGTTATACGGAAACGGAATTAACTGCGCACTTTAAAGAGAAAGAAAAAGACCTTTATGAAAAAATTCGGGAGCGAACAGCTCTCAAAAGGTGGGGACTTCCGGAAGATTTTGCGGGTACTTTAATTTATCTGGCATCAGATGCCTCGGATTATATGACTGGACAAACCCTCTATGTTGATGGAGGATATTTGCTAACATAGATAAAAAAATATAGCCGGGTTAAAAGGGCAGGATACAGCCGATTTCCCGTTTGCTCTTTTTCTCTTTGGTCTCTTGCGGGACTTCTTGGGTTTTCTCCGCGCCTTCTTCCTTGTCTTTTTCCTCCACTTCCTTCTTCTCCGTGCTCAGCCATCCTTTTTCATGGGCGTAATAGCCAGCAACTCCGCCTCCCGCTAAAGCGCCCCCGACCACCAAGCCTGCGCAGCTTGTTGGTAACAAGAAGGCCAAGGTGGCTAAAATTCCCCCGATTGTTTTCCAGTTCCATTTTTTCACTTTTTCCCCCAAAAATGAAATGTTGCCCTCTGTGGTTTCCTGAGTTCTCTTTTACTTATTTCTTGACAAAGTGTAAAGGGTTTTTATAAAGTTGGAAATCGAGTTCACCTTCTGAACACAGCTTTTGAGGTCCCTAAAGAATATGCGATGAAACGTTATATTATCCATTTTAAAGAGTTGCCTATCTATACCCCGCCGGGCCATTCCCAAACTACTAACCGCCGCTTGCTGAGCCCAGGGCCACAGGGATCGGAACAACCCACAGGGTCACCCCGCTGGAAGAACCTCCCCTCAAGGTTTTGATCATCTATGCCCCTCCATTATCTTCATCCCAAACTTCTTGACCTTTTGAGGAAAAAATATTAATTTGTTTTGGGTCGGCAAGAAAAGGCCTTCCCTAAAAATTCGCAACATATTTTCCCTTTATTAGCAGAAACCCAATGAGGAGTTAAGCCATGAATTTTGATCTCACCGAGGAACAAGCGGCCATGGAGCAAATGGCCAGGAATTTTGCGGAAAAAGAAGTTGTTCCCAATTTGAAAAAAGAAGAGTTCAACCGTGACCTGGTGAGTAAAATGGGGGAACTGGGCCTTTTCGGGAGTGCCTTCCCCGAGGGTATGGGAGGTTCAAACTCGGGCTTTCTGGCTCATTCCATTGTCTGCGAGCAGATCTCCACTTACGACTCGGGATTGCGGGCTCTTTTCAATCTTCAGGCCATGACCGTGCCCTACACGATGATGGAATGGGGGAATGATGCCGTGCGCCGGAAATATGTTAAGGGTCTGGTTACGGCCGAAAAATTAGGCTGTACGTGTTTCTCCGAGCCTAACGCCGGATCGGACATCGCGGCCATCGAGACCAAGGTCGTGGACAAGGGAGACTACTTCTTGATCAACGGGTCCAAGACCTGGATCTCCAACGGAACCGTAGCCGATTATGCCGTGGTCTATTGCACTTTTAACCGATCTCTTAAACATAACGGTCTGTGTGCCATTGTGGTAGAGACCAATCAGCCGGGCTGGCAGCCCCATGAAATCCCTAAGCTCGGGGATAAAGCCTCGCCCATTGCCGAGGTTTTTTTGGAAGATGTCACGGCGCCCCAAGGAAACCTCCTGGGAGAATGGGGGGGCGGGTTTAAAGTGGCCATGACCGCTCTGGACAGGGGTCGGATCAGCGTGGGTAGTGGCGCCGTAGGGATTTGCCAGGCTTGCCTCAATGCCTCCGTAAAGTATGCGAATGAGCGCGTACAATTCGGCCGCCCGATTCGGGACTACCAGATGGTCAAACAGATCATCGCCGATATGGTTACCTACACCGAAGCTGCCCGTTTCCTGGTCCGCCGGGGGGCTTGGTTAAATGATCAGGGGCGGCCTTTTACCCGGGAAATTGCCCTGGCCAAATATTTTGCCGGCGAAGCAGCGGTGCGTGCTGCTGGATGGGCCATGGAAATCCATGGAGGGATGGGTTATTCCCTCGAACATCCGGTGGAAAAATATTACCGGGACTCCAAGCTCTATCAGGTGGGGGAAGGCACTGCCAACATCATGCGCATTCTGATCGCCGACGATGCCCTGGGGGTGAAAAAAGCCAATCGTCCCCGCTTGAAGGTTCCCGGCGATTTCCGCGACCTGAGTTAAATCCCAACAAAGAACTCACCCAGGAAGAATAGGATTTTAAAATGGAAATTGCTGCGCGGGACAAATACAATCTTTGCTTTGCCTGCGGCCAGGGTAACCCCATTGGCTTAAAGCTGGCTTTCCGCTTTGAAGATGGGAAGGCGAAAGCGGAGTTTATTCCTGGCCCCTACCATCAAAGCTGGAACGGCATTTTCCACGGTGGCCTTCTCGCCCTCTGTTTGGACGAAGCCTTCGGGTATGTCCTCTATTTTCAGGGCATCAAGGGGATGACAGCTAAGATGGAAATGCGCATCCGGAAAACCATCCGCACCGGCCAAAAAATCTTTCTTACCGGCGAGGTGAAAAAAAGAACCCGGAAACTTATAGAAACCTATGCCAGGGCCGAGTTGGAAGACGGTACCCTGGCGGCTGAAGCCACTGCCTCTATGTACGTTACCGACCAGGAGTTTGCATAACTCTTCAAAAAAATCCTGGCTGTCCCCGGATAAAAAAGGTATAATGATAAAATAATGCCAGGAGGACACCATGATTGACCAAATCGGGGAGATTGCCGGTAAGGTTTGGATGTTCCTCAAGCAAAATGGGGAATCCAATTTGAACCAATTGAAGAAGGGCATAAAGGCTGACCCCAATTTAATTCTTCAGGCCATTGGGTGGCTGGCCCGAGAAGACAAAATACTTATCGAAAAGAAAGGGCGCTTCGTTACTTACGCCCTGAAAGACTGATTATAATAGGAAGGCTTGAAAAATTTGGACTTTGTCGGATCGAGTTTCAAAGAACGGGTGGTCGAGTTTTTTTTGGCTCTGAGCGGAACCCTTTTTTATCATCTCTTTCTCCGGCCTAAAGACTATTGCAAATCCCGGAAGAAGAATCGCTAACAACACCAGAACCCCACAAAGCAAGCAACGTGAAAAAACGTTGGCCTCCAGAGCCCATGTTCCTAAGCCCCTTGGGGGTATTCGGCATGAGGGTCTCACCTTTCGGTGCTGAAAGGATTGGCCATTTTTCCTCCATCCCGAAAATAAACTTCATGGGAAACAGTTGAAATCCCTGTTTATCCTCAATCCATCTGCAGGCAAAGGCCAAGGGAGAAATCTCCTTTCTCCCTTGGTTAAAAAGCTCTCAGAACTTGGATTTTCCGCTGATTGCTTCCTTCCCCGACATCCTGATGAAGCTCTCGCTATGGCCCGGAACGCTCAGGACAAAGGATGCGACCTTCTTGTTGCTTGCGGAGGAGACGGGACGGTTCATTCCCTCCTTCCGGCCCTGGTGAACCGCCCGACCACTTTGGGACTACTCCCCTTGGGCACTGCCAATGACTTGGCCCGGAACTGGAATATTCCCTTAAACTTAAACCGGGCTCTGGCTCTTCTCACCACAGGTCGACCCAAGATGGTGGATATCATCACAACCCACTCCGGAGTTTTTATCGCGGGGGCTGCGGGATTGGGATTAGATGCAGGCGTTGTCAAGCGGGTCAGTGAATGGAGAAAACATTGGAAAGGTTTTGTTCCTTTCTTTTTTGCGACTTGGGTAGAATTTCTTAAATTTCGCCCTCCCAGGGTTTCCATTGCCGCGGGGAATTGGCATTACCAGGGGCCAGCCTGGCAAGTCCTTTTCACCAACATTCGCCGCTACGCTCGATTTGTCAAGACGACCCCCTTCGGAAAGCTTGACGATGGGTTGATGGAAATCTGTTTGATACCCGGTATTGCCAAATTTCATCTCCTGACACTTTTCCCCCTTTTTCTTTCGCTCGGGTTTAGGGGAATCCCTCGGGCTCGTCTGCTTTCCGCCACCGAGGGCGTTATTGAATCTTTTCCCCCGCTCACCTTCCAGGGAGACGGAGAGTTAATTGGAAAAACTCCCGTAGCGTTCCGCGTTCTTCCCAAGGCTCTCAAAGTCATGATGCCCCCTCCAACCGAAGGGTAACCAGAAGCCATTGAAATTACCATTCGCCCCGATTATCCCTGAGGAAGGTGGGATCAAGTCATTGGGTTATTGCGTCATTAGGTCATTGGTTCATCAGGCTAGTTTTTCTCTGCGTCCTCTGCGGGCTCTGCGGTAAAAGTAATACGAAATTACGATTGACATTATAATCCAGTTCCTTTATAGAAATACTGTCGTCAAGTGATCCTATACTGAATCAACGGAGGGAAAAATGGATAAACTGATCATTACCGTCGCCATTATCGGAGGCATCACTACCCGGGAGAAGACTCCCTACCCGCCCATGACTCCCCAGGAGATCGCGGAAAGCGCCATCGAAAGCTATCATGCCGGAGCGGCAGTCTGCCATATTCACGTCCGGGATCCGAAGACCCATGCCCCCTCAATGAAGTTTGAGCTCTACAAGGAAGTTTACGAACGCATCCGGGAAAAATGTGACATGGTGATTAACCTCAGCACCGGCTCCGGGGGACGCCTGCTTTACGATCCGCAGAGCAATACCTGGAATACTTCAGAGTTGAAGAGCCCGGAAGAGCGCGTAGAACATGTGCTGAAACTGAAGCCCGAACTCTGTTCTCTGGATGTGGGGACCTTGAACTTCGGGCCGAGAGCATTCATCAACCTGGTGCCCATCGTGGAGAAAATGGCTGGCCTGATCAAAGAAGCAGGGGTCAAGCCGGAACTCGAAGTTTTCGACATCGGCCATATCCGTATCGCCAAACATCTGATCCGCCAAGGGATTGTGGCCAAGCCTCCTTTATTCCAACTCTGCCTGGGCATTCCCTGGGGCATCGAAGCCACCACCGAGAATATGGTTTATATGCGCAACAACCTGCCCGGCGAAACCCTGTGGTATGCTTTCGCCATCGGGGCGCAGCATTTTCAAATGGCCGCGGCTTCTATGACCAATGGCGGACATGCCCGGGTTGGGTTCGAAGATAATCTTTACATTCAAAAGAACGTTTTGGCTAAAACCAATGCGGAGATGGTCAGAAAAGTGGTAGAAATCGCCAACCTTATGGACCGGGAAGTGGCTACGGCAAAGGAAGCCCGGCAAATATTGGGTCTGGGAAAATAAAAACCCAGAGAAAAGCAGGTCATCGACCCGGCAAGGGTACATCGAAAGGCCCGAATATACGCATGAGATAGATATCTGTTAAGTCAGCCCCGCTTTGTTTCCCCTGCCAGAGGCACACCATGATTCCTTCGGCATCCCGGACCACGACGATCAACCGTGCCGTGGTTTGAAACCGCTCGCTGTAATACAGGGGGATATTCTGGTAACTAAGGTCTCGGCGGGTAGCCGTTGTGCCCAGAACGGGTAGAAAGACATCCATCCGGAATTCCCCTGGGCCAACCTCTCCGCCTTTTCCTACGACCCATTCCCGGAAGAGGCTTTTCACGTATCTTTCCAGGCCCAATGAGTTCTGAAATCCTCCCAGGACTTGGACATGGAGATCCACAGCTTTCCCCGCAGGATCGAAGAGAATCTCTTTCATATTCTCCTCCAGGGATTTCGCCAAGGCGGACTGATGTTCCGCAGAAGTTCCCTGCCCAGGCGGAACGTAGTCAACCGTCGCGCAGGACGGAAGAATCAACCAGAGAACCAGAAGGCCAAGGGGAAAAAACAATTCATTTCCTCCCACTTACTTGATCGATTTGAAAGGCCCGATCATGTAAAGAATATAGTACTCCAGATACCGGGCTTCGCCTTTCAGATCTTCAGTGTGCAGGATTTTCCCTGATTCCTTTTCATAATAAGTTAGGTGCAGATCGACTATGCCGTGAGTCGATTCCGCATAAAACAAGGGAATAAAATCTCTCCGGGTCTGATTCACCCCAAAAACTCTAGCTTTCACCTCCAGCGAAATATCGGCTTGATCCCTGGAAGTAGCTACCCGG from Deltaproteobacteria bacterium includes the following:
- a CDS encoding diacylglycerol kinase family lipid kinase; this translates as MKSLFILNPSAGKGQGRNLLSPLVKKLSELGFSADCFLPRHPDEALAMARNAQDKGCDLLVACGGDGTVHSLLPALVNRPTTLGLLPLGTANDLARNWNIPLNLNRALALLTTGRPKMVDIITTHSGVFIAGAAGLGLDAGVVKRVSEWRKHWKGFVPFFFATWVEFLKFRPPRVSIAAGNWHYQGPAWQVLFTNIRRYARFVKTTPFGKLDDGLMEICLIPGIAKFHLLTLFPLFLSLGFRGIPRARLLSATEGVIESFPPLTFQGDGELIGKTPVAFRVLPKALKVMMPPPTEG
- a CDS encoding PaaI family thioesterase; this encodes MEIAARDKYNLCFACGQGNPIGLKLAFRFEDGKAKAEFIPGPYHQSWNGIFHGGLLALCLDEAFGYVLYFQGIKGMTAKMEMRIRKTIRTGQKIFLTGEVKKRTRKLIETYARAELEDGTLAAEATASMYVTDQEFA
- a CDS encoding winged helix-turn-helix domain-containing protein, giving the protein MIDQIGEIAGKVWMFLKQNGESNLNQLKKGIKADPNLILQAIGWLAREDKILIEKKGRFVTYALKD
- a CDS encoding acyl-CoA dehydrogenase family protein, coding for MNFDLTEEQAAMEQMARNFAEKEVVPNLKKEEFNRDLVSKMGELGLFGSAFPEGMGGSNSGFLAHSIVCEQISTYDSGLRALFNLQAMTVPYTMMEWGNDAVRRKYVKGLVTAEKLGCTCFSEPNAGSDIAAIETKVVDKGDYFLINGSKTWISNGTVADYAVVYCTFNRSLKHNGLCAIVVETNQPGWQPHEIPKLGDKASPIAEVFLEDVTAPQGNLLGEWGGGFKVAMTALDRGRISVGSGAVGICQACLNASVKYANERVQFGRPIRDYQMVKQIIADMVTYTEAARFLVRRGAWLNDQGRPFTREIALAKYFAGEAAVRAAGWAMEIHGGMGYSLEHPVEKYYRDSKLYQVGEGTANIMRILIADDALGVKKANRPRLKVPGDFRDLS
- a CDS encoding 3-keto-5-aminohexanoate cleavage protein, with translation MDKLIITVAIIGGITTREKTPYPPMTPQEIAESAIESYHAGAAVCHIHVRDPKTHAPSMKFELYKEVYERIREKCDMVINLSTGSGGRLLYDPQSNTWNTSELKSPEERVEHVLKLKPELCSLDVGTLNFGPRAFINLVPIVEKMAGLIKEAGVKPELEVFDIGHIRIAKHLIRQGIVAKPPLFQLCLGIPWGIEATTENMVYMRNNLPGETLWYAFAIGAQHFQMAAASMTNGGHARVGFEDNLYIQKNVLAKTNAEMVRKVVEIANLMDREVATAKEARQILGLGK
- a CDS encoding glucose 1-dehydrogenase, producing the protein MILDKFSVKGKVAIVTGASRGIGKVMSLTLAEGGADVVVAARTLEKLEALSEQIRLLNRNCLVCETDITEANNIEMMVEKTIHKFGKVDILVNNAGMNIRKRAIDLTEPEWDRVLNTNLKSYFFCAQAVAREMAKRNGGKIINIASIRSVIAPPMASAYTASKGGVSQLTKALAVEWAPYNIRVNAIAPGYTETELTAHFKEKEKDLYEKIRERTALKRWGLPEDFAGTLIYLASDASDYMTGQTLYVDGGYLLT